From the Flavobacterium gyeonganense genome, the window TATAAAAATCAACAACTTCTTCTAATGTGGTAAATACGCCGTTGTGCATATAAGGCGCAGTTTTGGCTACATTTCGAATAGAAGGCGTTTTAAAGGCATTTTTAAGCTGATCCATTTTAAACTGATTGTATTTCCCCAAATCCGGACTTATTTCTTTTGCGGTTTTATCTTTTGGTGTTCCAATTACTTCCTGTTCGGTTTTACTGTAATTTGGAGGCACAGTTCCGTTAAATAAAGGAATAAAGTGACAGGTTGCACACTTTGCTTTACCTGCAAAAAGATTAAATCCGAGTTTTTCTTCTTCACTAAAATTATTTGATTCGCCTCTCATATATACATCAAATCTGGAATCAAAATCATTCAGTGAACGGATATAAGATGCGATAGCATTCTGCAATTGCCATTCTTCGATTTTATTGTTTTTAGGAAAAGCCTTTTCAAATAAAGATTTATACTTCTTATCTTTATTGATTAAAGGAATAATCTGACTAAACGAACCATGCATTTCCTTTTCGTTTTGCACAACGTCTACGCTTTGCTTTTCTAAATCGATCTGTCTTAAATCCCAAAATAATGCATTTTGTAAACCGGCATAAGTTAGGGTTGGGGTATTTCTCGGCAAATCGAATCCGTCTAAAGAAAGATTTGTTTTTCGTCCGTCTGTAAACGCTTTTTCAGGAATATGGCAGGTTGCACAGCTTCTTTTTGATCTTTTGAAATGGTAGTGTCATAAAATAATTGATTGCCTAAAGCAACTTTATCCTCTGAATAGGCATATTCTGTTGACGGAATAAAAGCATTAACATTAAAAGCGTTTTTTTCAAAAAGAGTATCAGTATTTGGATTGATTGCACTGTTTTTATTGATATTCGCAATATTGTTTTGCTTTTGCAATTCAAAAACTGTTTTCGAAATTATATTCAGATAGTCTTTAATGAATGTGGCTCTGTCAAAAGTATTAAAGACATTGTTTTTACAACAATATGAAATACTCTTTGAAATTGTCTTTTTTAATTTTGACTTTAAACCGATGGATTCCTTAGAATTACTTTTGCAGGTTTTTAAAACGATTGTTTGAATCGAAGCAAGGGCAGGAGCAACTTCATTTATTGATTCCTGAGCTATGGGCGAATCAAAACCTGTGATTCCTAATATCAAAATTCGGTAAACCTCAAATCGGGCGGCATCGATGATATGTTTTTCTTCAATGCTTATTGCATCTAAGTGTTGTTTTACCTGTGCAATATTAGCACGCATTATTGCTATTTCACGAATCAGATCTGTTTTATTAGTAATTTCGTATTTAGGAAAAATCAGTTCTTCGATAACCTGAAAGCCATTTGGAGGCAAAAATTTATTCTCTTCGACTTCAAGCTCATCCAAAGCGGGACCATTAATAAATCTGGCTGTTTCAGGTACAAAA encodes:
- a CDS encoding cytochrome-c peroxidase: MPEKAFTDGRKTNLSLDGFDLPRNTPTLTYAGLQNALFWDLRQIDLEKQSVDVVQNEKEMHGSFSQIIPLINKDKKYKSLFEKAFPKNNKIEEWQLQNAIASYIRSLNDFDSRFDVYMRGESNNFSEEEKLGFNLFAGKAKCATCHFIPLFNGTVPPNYSKTEQEVIGTPKDKTAKEISPDLGKYNQFKMDQLKNAFKTPSIRNVAKTAPYMHNGVFTTLEEVVDFYNKGGGKGLGYPVENQTLPFDQLKLTKKEESALVAFMKTLTDQKYQ